A genomic window from Pseudonocardia broussonetiae includes:
- a CDS encoding propionyl-CoA synthetase: MGVYDELFTASVEDPERFWLDAATAIDWHVAPTRALDDSRPPFYRWFPDGELNVCHNALDRHVDAGHGDRPALVHDSPVTESQRTFTYRELRDEVAAFAGVLAGLGVGRGDRVVIYLPMIAEAAVAMLACARIGAVHSVVFGGFAPKELAVRIDDATPSVIVSASCGIEGKRVIEYKPLLDKAIELASHRPEHCVILQRPQAEAAMGERDVDWASAVAGATPADCVPVKATDPLYILYTSGTTGKPKGVVRDGGGYAVALNWSMPNVYDVGAGETIFTASDVGWVVGHSYIVYAPLLAGATTVLYEGKPVGTPDAGQFWRVVAEHGVKSLFTAPTAFRAIKKEDPNGEYARKYDLSSLKYLFLAGERLDPETYRWAADLLEIPVIDHWWQTETGWPIVANPAGIELLPVKPGSPTRPLPGWDVQVLDANGKPVEAGTDGAIVVKLPMPPGSLPTLWNDDERFLSSYMNAFEGYYLTGDGGRLDEDGYVYVMGRTDDVINVAGHRLSTGGMEEVLASHPDVAECAVIGVADRMKGQVPRGFVVLKAGVERDEDELRAELVQLVRDQVGAVASLKDVAVVAALPKTRSGKILRKTMRGIADGADEPVPGTIDDASVLDALRPVLRRE, encoded by the coding sequence GTGGGTGTGTACGACGAGTTGTTCACGGCGAGCGTGGAGGACCCCGAGCGCTTCTGGCTCGACGCGGCCACGGCGATCGACTGGCACGTCGCGCCGACGCGGGCGCTGGACGACTCGCGGCCCCCGTTCTACCGGTGGTTCCCCGACGGCGAGCTGAACGTCTGCCACAACGCGCTGGACCGCCACGTCGACGCCGGGCACGGCGACCGGCCCGCGCTGGTCCACGACTCGCCGGTCACCGAGTCGCAGCGGACGTTCACCTACCGCGAGCTGCGCGACGAGGTGGCGGCCTTCGCCGGCGTGCTGGCCGGGCTGGGCGTCGGGCGCGGCGACCGCGTCGTGATCTACCTGCCGATGATCGCCGAGGCCGCGGTCGCGATGCTCGCGTGCGCGCGGATCGGGGCGGTGCACTCGGTCGTGTTCGGCGGGTTCGCGCCGAAGGAGCTCGCCGTCCGCATCGACGACGCCACGCCGTCGGTGATCGTCTCGGCGTCCTGCGGCATCGAGGGCAAGCGGGTCATCGAGTACAAGCCGCTGCTGGACAAGGCGATCGAGCTGGCCTCGCACCGCCCGGAGCACTGCGTGATCCTGCAGCGCCCGCAGGCCGAGGCCGCGATGGGCGAGCGCGACGTCGACTGGGCGTCCGCGGTCGCCGGCGCCACGCCGGCCGACTGCGTGCCGGTGAAGGCCACCGACCCGCTCTACATCCTCTACACCTCGGGCACGACCGGGAAGCCGAAGGGCGTGGTGCGCGACGGCGGCGGCTACGCGGTGGCGCTGAACTGGTCGATGCCGAACGTGTACGACGTCGGGGCCGGGGAGACGATCTTCACCGCGTCCGACGTGGGGTGGGTCGTCGGGCACTCCTACATCGTCTACGCGCCGCTGCTGGCCGGGGCCACGACCGTGCTCTACGAGGGCAAGCCCGTCGGCACGCCCGACGCGGGGCAGTTCTGGCGGGTCGTGGCCGAGCACGGGGTCAAGAGCCTGTTCACCGCGCCGACGGCGTTCCGGGCGATCAAGAAGGAGGACCCGAACGGCGAGTACGCCCGCAAGTACGACCTGTCGTCGCTGAAGTACCTGTTCCTCGCGGGCGAGCGCCTGGACCCCGAGACCTACCGGTGGGCCGCGGACCTGCTGGAGATCCCGGTGATCGACCACTGGTGGCAGACCGAAACGGGTTGGCCGATCGTCGCGAACCCGGCCGGGATCGAGCTGCTGCCGGTCAAGCCCGGCTCGCCGACGCGGCCGCTGCCCGGGTGGGACGTGCAGGTCCTCGACGCGAACGGCAAGCCCGTCGAGGCGGGCACGGACGGCGCGATCGTGGTGAAGCTGCCGATGCCGCCCGGCTCGCTGCCGACGCTGTGGAACGACGACGAGCGCTTCCTGTCGTCGTACATGAACGCGTTCGAGGGCTACTACCTCACCGGTGACGGCGGCCGGCTCGACGAGGACGGCTACGTCTACGTCATGGGCCGCACCGACGACGTCATCAACGTCGCGGGGCACCGGCTGTCCACCGGCGGCATGGAGGAGGTCCTCGCCTCGCACCCGGACGTCGCCGAGTGCGCGGTGATCGGCGTGGCCGACAGGATGAAGGGGCAGGTCCCGCGCGGGTTCGTCGTCCTCAAGGCCGGGGTGGAGCGCGACGAGGACGAGCTGCGGGCCGAGCTCGTGCAGCTCGTGCGCGACCAGGTCGGGGCCGTGGCGAGCCTCAAGGACGTCGCCGTCGTGGCGGCGCTGCCCAAGACGCGCTCGGGCAAGATCCTGCGCAAGACCATGCGCGGCATCGCCGACGGCGCCGACGAGCCGGTGCCCGGCACGATCGACGACGCGTCCGTCCTCGACGCCCTGAGGCCGGTGCTGCGACGGGAGTGA
- a CDS encoding sortase domain-bontaining protein, giving the protein MRGRVRAAAVLAALVGGLLLAGCAAPLAVSPAAFSTPVSRSVVPLAATPQAPALVPVPEAAPAVPPLRPVDRLVQSPPAELAVPAIGVRTDRIDPLSPDAGGVLAATPEPATTGWFTGGPTPGADGPAVIAGHVGMGGAAGPFAHLAEVVAGDEVSVRRADGTDAVFTVYRVERVAREAFRAAEVYGDTAGPELRLITFGGVFDRGAGPYPDNVVVWARLAGVR; this is encoded by the coding sequence GTGAGGGGCAGGGTCCGCGCCGCGGCCGTCCTCGCCGCGCTGGTCGGCGGGCTGCTGCTCGCCGGCTGCGCCGCGCCGCTCGCCGTCTCCCCCGCCGCGTTCTCCACGCCCGTGTCGCGCTCGGTCGTGCCGCTGGCGGCCACCCCGCAGGCGCCCGCGCTGGTGCCGGTGCCCGAGGCGGCCCCCGCCGTGCCGCCGCTGCGCCCGGTCGACCGGCTGGTGCAGTCGCCGCCCGCGGAGCTCGCGGTGCCCGCGATCGGCGTCCGCACCGACCGGATCGACCCGCTGTCCCCCGACGCGGGCGGCGTGCTCGCCGCCACCCCGGAGCCCGCGACGACCGGCTGGTTCACCGGCGGGCCGACGCCCGGCGCCGACGGCCCCGCGGTGATCGCCGGGCACGTCGGGATGGGCGGCGCCGCCGGCCCGTTCGCGCACCTGGCCGAGGTCGTCGCCGGGGACGAGGTGTCGGTCCGCCGCGCCGACGGCACCGACGCCGTCTTCACCGTCTACCGGGTGGAGCGGGTGGCCCGCGAGGCCTTCCGCGCCGCCGAGGTCTACGGCGACACCGCGGGCCCGGAGCTGCGCCTGATCACCTTCGGCGGCGTCTTCGACCGCGGTGCGGGCCCCTACCCGGACAACGTGGTCGTCTGGGCCCGCCTGGCCGGCGTCCGCTGA
- a CDS encoding ferredoxin: MKVEVDFDLCESNAVCMGIAPEVFEVRDDDFLYILDENPGEELRPKLEEAVQACPRAAIKLVG; the protein is encoded by the coding sequence ATGAAGGTAGAGGTGGATTTCGACCTGTGTGAGTCCAACGCCGTGTGCATGGGCATCGCCCCGGAGGTGTTCGAGGTCAGGGACGACGACTTCCTGTACATCCTCGACGAGAACCCCGGCGAGGAGCTGCGCCCCAAGCTCGAGGAGGCCGTGCAGGCCTGCCCGCGGGCGGCGATCAAGCTGGTCGGCTGA
- a CDS encoding class I SAM-dependent methyltransferase, with product MEQAEMIAANRANWDARVPVHLDGGYDLDALRAGQQRLADFEYAAVDVRDRDVLHLQCHLGTDTVCLARHGARAVGLDLSPASVAAARALAAECGVEVEYVESDVEHAVAALGGRRFDVVYTGKGALCWLPDLTAWARVVADLLRPGGVLHVVEFHPLMNAAADEQAWPGVVLDWPYLPSGAIRVESAQSYEGTGELAAPVSYEWTHGIGTVIEAVTRAGLRLTSFAEHDVSPWRRWPDMAAAGDGWWTWPAGVPRLPLLYSLRAQAPDRDQPRVSRPA from the coding sequence GTGGAGCAGGCGGAGATGATCGCGGCCAACCGGGCCAACTGGGACGCGCGGGTCCCCGTGCACCTCGACGGCGGCTACGACCTCGACGCGCTGCGCGCCGGGCAGCAGCGCCTCGCCGACTTCGAGTACGCCGCCGTGGACGTCCGCGACCGCGACGTGCTGCACCTGCAGTGCCACCTCGGCACCGACACGGTCTGCCTGGCCCGCCACGGGGCCCGCGCGGTCGGGCTCGACCTCTCGCCCGCGTCGGTGGCGGCGGCCCGCGCGCTCGCCGCGGAGTGCGGGGTGGAGGTCGAGTACGTCGAGAGCGACGTCGAGCACGCCGTCGCCGCGCTGGGCGGCCGCCGGTTCGACGTGGTCTACACGGGCAAGGGCGCGCTGTGCTGGTTGCCCGACCTGACGGCGTGGGCGCGCGTCGTCGCCGACCTGCTGCGCCCCGGGGGCGTGCTGCACGTCGTCGAGTTCCACCCGCTGATGAACGCCGCCGCGGACGAGCAGGCCTGGCCCGGCGTGGTGCTCGACTGGCCCTACCTGCCGTCCGGGGCGATCCGGGTCGAGAGCGCGCAGAGCTACGAGGGCACGGGAGAGCTCGCGGCGCCCGTGAGCTACGAGTGGACGCACGGCATCGGCACCGTGATCGAGGCCGTCACGCGGGCCGGGCTGCGGCTCACGTCGTTCGCCGAGCACGACGTCAGCCCGTGGCGGCGGTGGCCGGACATGGCCGCCGCCGGGGACGGCTGGTGGACCTGGCCCGCCGGCGTGCCGCGGCTGCCGCTGCTGTACTCGCTGCGCGCCCAGGCCCCGGACCGGGATCAGCCCCGGGTCAGCCGACCAGCTTGA
- a CDS encoding acyl--CoA ligase family protein — translation MTTVWNTPLTPLAFLRRSAEVYPDKTAIVYGERRHTYAQFAAEATRIAHALRGSGVEKGDRVAYLLPNIPEMLVAHFAVPLAGAVLVAINTRLSTEEVRYILDHSGAKVLVVDAALHPTVAPVARELKTVEEIITVIDPANPGDGTGSGVTYDDLLARGNDEPLPWAVDDEDGTISINYTSGTTGKPKGVMYHHRGAYLNSFGEIVHSAHSPDSVYLWTLPMFHCNGWCTPWALTAIGGTHVCLREVRGDAIWQQITEHGVTHLNGAPTVVTTIMRAPEAVTLDYQLVITTAGAPPSPTTILQMEEMGFRIVHVYGLTETYGPYSVNQYQRAWDDLPAEERASLQARQGVGMICADWLRVVDEDMNDVPADGVAMGEIVMRGNNVMKGYYEDPAGTEKAFAGGWFHSGDLGVMHPDGFVELRDRAKDVVISGGENISTVEVEQAVVSHPAVLEAAVIGVPDEQYGERPKAFVVLAEGGSATPEELIEHVKSRIARYKAPKTVEIVDELPKTSTGKVQKFELREKEWGGEASRIRG, via the coding sequence ATGACCACCGTCTGGAACACCCCGCTGACGCCGCTGGCGTTCCTGCGCCGCTCCGCGGAGGTGTACCCGGACAAGACCGCGATCGTGTACGGCGAGCGGCGCCACACCTACGCGCAGTTCGCCGCCGAGGCCACGCGGATCGCGCACGCGCTGCGCGGGTCGGGCGTCGAGAAGGGCGACCGCGTCGCGTACCTGCTGCCCAACATCCCCGAGATGCTGGTGGCGCACTTCGCGGTGCCGCTGGCCGGGGCGGTGCTGGTCGCGATCAACACGCGGCTGTCCACCGAGGAGGTCCGCTACATCCTCGACCACTCCGGCGCGAAGGTCCTGGTCGTCGACGCGGCGCTGCACCCCACCGTCGCGCCGGTGGCCCGGGAGCTCAAGACCGTCGAGGAGATCATCACGGTGATCGACCCGGCGAACCCGGGCGACGGCACCGGCAGCGGCGTCACCTACGACGACCTGCTCGCCCGCGGCAACGACGAGCCGCTGCCCTGGGCCGTCGACGACGAGGACGGCACGATCTCGATCAACTACACCTCGGGCACCACGGGCAAGCCCAAGGGCGTGATGTACCACCACCGCGGCGCGTACCTGAACTCGTTCGGCGAGATCGTGCACTCCGCGCACAGTCCCGACAGCGTCTACCTGTGGACGCTGCCGATGTTCCACTGCAACGGCTGGTGCACGCCGTGGGCGCTCACCGCCATCGGCGGCACCCACGTGTGCCTGCGCGAGGTGCGCGGCGACGCGATCTGGCAGCAGATCACCGAGCACGGCGTGACGCACCTCAACGGAGCCCCGACCGTCGTCACGACGATCATGCGGGCGCCCGAGGCCGTCACGCTGGACTACCAGCTCGTGATCACCACCGCCGGCGCGCCGCCCTCGCCCACCACCATCCTGCAGATGGAGGAGATGGGCTTCCGGATCGTGCACGTCTACGGGCTCACCGAGACCTACGGGCCGTACTCGGTGAACCAGTACCAGCGCGCCTGGGACGACCTGCCGGCCGAGGAGCGCGCGTCGCTGCAGGCCCGCCAGGGCGTCGGCATGATCTGCGCCGACTGGCTGCGCGTCGTCGACGAGGACATGAACGACGTGCCCGCCGACGGCGTCGCGATGGGCGAGATCGTGATGCGCGGCAACAACGTCATGAAGGGCTACTACGAGGACCCGGCCGGCACCGAGAAGGCGTTCGCGGGCGGCTGGTTCCACTCCGGCGACCTCGGCGTCATGCACCCCGACGGGTTCGTGGAGCTGCGCGACCGCGCCAAGGACGTCGTCATCTCGGGCGGGGAGAACATCAGCACGGTGGAGGTCGAGCAGGCCGTCGTGTCGCACCCGGCCGTGCTGGAGGCCGCGGTGATCGGCGTGCCCGACGAGCAGTACGGCGAGCGGCCCAAGGCGTTCGTGGTGCTGGCCGAGGGGGGGTCGGCGACGCCCGAGGAGCTGATCGAGCACGTGAAGTCGAGGATCGCGCGGTACAAGGCGCCCAAGACCGTCGAGATCGTCGACGAGCTGCCGAAGACCTCGACGGGCAAGGTGCAGAAGTTCGAGCTGCGGGAGAAGGAGTGGGGCGGGGAGGCCAGCCGCATCCGCGGGTGA
- a CDS encoding carotenoid oxygenase family protein: MTATAPLHMTGHFAPVPDEIEATDLPVEGAIPPELTGRYFRNGPNPLPGEVSPHWFTGHGMLHGVRLRGGRAEWYRNRWVRTGALEGRSMFGPEGIDLSVGVANTHVVAHAGRIMALVESSHPHVVTPELDTVGPYDFGGRLTTAMTAHPKTDPVTGELHFFGYGVLPPYLTYHRLSADGELVTSADIAVPGPTMNHDFAITDRHAVFLDLPITFSMERLAQGMPFAWDDAYGARMGVMPLDRPGEVTWFDVEPSFTFHIGNAHTDAAGRVVVDGARYAAADAVAMWDGIGTDPDGIVSGAAATGLARMHRWTLDPATGRASEEVLHDLHVEFPTVDDERVGRAARYRYAVTEARGRSGIVQFDTEHGRAAEHVLDADTVAGEAVFVPSAAPGRAEDDGWLLTITTRRDGSASQLLVLDATDVAGAPVAAVTLPRGVPAGFHGSWIDDAELG; the protein is encoded by the coding sequence GCTGACCGGGCGGTACTTCCGCAACGGCCCGAACCCGCTGCCCGGCGAGGTGTCGCCGCACTGGTTCACGGGCCACGGGATGCTGCACGGCGTGCGGCTGCGCGGCGGGCGCGCGGAGTGGTACCGCAACCGCTGGGTCCGCACCGGCGCCCTGGAGGGGCGCTCGATGTTCGGCCCCGAGGGCATCGACCTCTCGGTCGGCGTCGCCAACACCCACGTGGTCGCGCACGCCGGCCGGATCATGGCGCTGGTCGAGAGCAGCCACCCGCACGTGGTCACCCCGGAGCTCGACACGGTCGGCCCGTACGACTTCGGCGGGCGCCTCACCACCGCCATGACCGCCCACCCCAAGACCGACCCGGTCACCGGTGAGCTGCACTTCTTCGGCTACGGCGTCCTGCCGCCCTACCTCACCTACCACCGGCTCTCGGCCGACGGCGAGCTCGTGACCAGCGCCGACATCGCCGTGCCCGGCCCCACGATGAACCACGACTTCGCGATCACCGACCGGCACGCCGTGTTCCTCGACCTGCCGATCACGTTCTCGATGGAGCGGCTGGCGCAGGGCATGCCCTTCGCCTGGGACGACGCGTACGGGGCCCGGATGGGCGTCATGCCGCTGGACCGCCCGGGCGAGGTGACCTGGTTCGACGTCGAGCCGAGCTTCACCTTCCACATCGGCAACGCCCACACCGACGCCGCGGGCCGGGTGGTCGTCGACGGGGCCCGCTACGCCGCGGCCGACGCCGTCGCGATGTGGGACGGCATTGGCACCGACCCCGACGGGATCGTCTCCGGGGCCGCCGCCACCGGCCTGGCCCGGATGCACCGGTGGACGCTCGACCCGGCCACCGGGCGCGCCTCCGAGGAGGTGCTGCACGACCTGCACGTCGAGTTCCCCACCGTCGACGACGAGCGCGTCGGCCGCGCCGCCCGCTACCGCTACGCCGTCACCGAGGCCCGGGGCCGCTCGGGGATCGTCCAGTTCGACACCGAGCACGGCCGCGCCGCCGAGCACGTGCTCGACGCCGACACGGTGGCGGGCGAGGCCGTCTTCGTGCCCTCCGCGGCGCCGGGCCGCGCCGAGGACGACGGCTGGCTGCTGACGATCACGACCCGCCGCGACGGCAGCGCGTCGCAGCTCCTCGTGCTCGACGCCACCGACGTCGCCGGCGCCCCGGTCGCGGCGGTCACGCTGCCCCGCGGCGTGCCGGCCGGCTTCCACGGCTCCTGGATCGACGACGCCGAGCTGGGCTGA